In Pseudophryne corroboree isolate aPseCor3 chromosome 3, aPseCor3.hap2, whole genome shotgun sequence, a genomic segment contains:
- the LOC135057271 gene encoding keratin, type I cytoskeletal 19-like — translation MCDLTKQTEPRKLKGSLSPNIFNQINSLNLRGYSKGNNVGTWRPISFQVKSGGSPIIRHHSFNNVSDFGYTHGGFGKERSHSNDPKKHNLLTTNEQETMKLLNDRLASYLEKVRTLEEKNVHLERKIRDWYNINHPQMLPDFSHYFGSIEELQNKIFKYTTENTRVSRQVDNTRLAAEDFQNKYEIEVNLRADIEQDVKALRHDLGSLKQDVEELDFHHENLQQDILQKKKTNEDTVNILYSQLGNRVTVEVDVPPTADLSKLLSEIREQYEDLMESNKTEAEKWFLAKSEELKHEVESGTPEQLTTFQSEKIELKRTVQTLEIDQQSQLSLKSALENTLTEKKGSYSMQLSQLQDLINQVEANLSQIRDKRECQNEDHKALMYVTMHLEREISTYRLLIDKQDVHVPRHSSSLFEGPTKVVRVVSITEELESRKIVSPREKCIPGYLPKENAWHAKQLLPKGVHHEQEDTN, via the exons ATGTGCGACCTCACCAAGCAAACTGAGCCTAGAAAACTGAAGGGAAGTCTCTCACCAAATATTTTCAACCAGATAAATTCACTTAACCTTAGAGGTTACAGTAAAGGCAACAATGTTGGTACCTGGAGGCCAATTAGTTTTCAAGTTAAGTCAGGAGGAAGTCCTATCATCAGACATCATTCGTTTAATAATGTATCTGACTTTGGATATAcacatggtggttttggcaaagagAGGTCTCATAGTAATGACCCCAAGAAACACAATTTGCTCACTACCAATGAGCAGGAAACCATGAAGCTTCTGAATGACCGCTTAGCATCCTACCTGGAGAAGGTGCGGACACTGGAAGAAAAAAatgtgcatctggagaggaagattCGAGATTGGTATAATATAAATCACCCCCAGATGTTGCCTGATTTCAGTCATTATTTTGGATCAATTGAAGAACTTCAGAACAAg atCTTCAAATACACCACGGAGAACACAAGGGTCTCACGGCAGGTAGATAATACTCGCTTGGCTGCAGAGGATTTCCAAAATAA GTATGAGATTGAGGTCAACTTAAGAGCTGACATTGAACAAGATGTGAAGGCCCTGCGTCATGATCTCGGGAGTCTTAAACAAGACGTTGAAGAACTAGATTTTCATCATGAGAATCTGCAACAAGACATCCTTCAAAAGAAGAAGACTAATGAGGAT ACAGTAAACATCCTATACAGCCAGCTGGGCAACAGAGTCACTGTGGAAGTAGATGTCCCTCCAACTGCAGATTTAAGTAAGCTGTTGTCTGAGATTCGAGAACAATATGAAGACCTGATGGAAAGTAACAAAACAGAAGCAGAAAAATGGTTCCTGGCAAAG AGTGAAGAACTGAAACATGAAGTGGAGTCTGGAACTCCTGAGCAACTTACCACATTCCAGAGTGAAAAAATTGAATTAAAAAGAACTGTCCAGACCTTGGAAATTGATCAACAGAGCCAGCTAAGCCTG AAATCGGCACTTGAAAACACATTGACAGAAAAAAAGGGCAGTTACAGTATGCAGTTGTCACAGTTACAGGACTTGATCAATCAAGTGGAAGCAAATTTATCCCAGATTCGAGACAAGCGTGAATGCCAGAATGAGGACCACAAAGCTCTAATGTATGTAACAATGCATTTGGAGAGAGAAATCAGTACATACCGACTCTTGATCGATAAGCAGGATGTTCA TGTACCAAGACATTCATCATCTTTATTTGAAG GCCCGACAAAAGTTGTTAGAGTTGTCTCAATTACTGAAGAACTTGAAAGCAGAAAAATTGTTTCTCCAAGAGAAAAAT